Proteins co-encoded in one Neofelis nebulosa isolate mNeoNeb1 chromosome 2, mNeoNeb1.pri, whole genome shotgun sequence genomic window:
- the CCNT2 gene encoding cyclin-T2 isoform X6: MLQTLGFEITIEHPHTDVVKCTQLVRASKDLAQTSYFMATNSLHLTTFCLQYKPTVIACVCIHLACKWSNWEIPVSTDGKHWWEYVDPTVTLELLDELTHEFLQILEKTPSRLKRIRNWRANQAAKKPKVDGQVSETPLLGSSLVQNSILVDSVTGVPTNPSFQKPSTSAFPAPVPLNSGNISVQDSHTSDNLSMLAAGMPSTSYSLSSHQEWPQHPESARTEQMYSQKQETSLSGGQYNINFQQGPSVSLHSGSHHRPDRISDHSSIKQEYTQKAGSSKHHGPISATPGVIPQKMSLDKYREKRKLETLDLDVRDHYLATQVEQQHKHVQSQSASSSSVTSPIKMKIPITNPEKPEKYTVDKKEKSGSLKLRIPIPPADKSASKEELKMKIKVASSERHSSSDEGSGKSKHSSPHVSRDHKEKHKDHAVNRHHPSGHKHSHSHSGSSSGGSKHSADGIPPTVLRSPVGLSSDGISSSSSSSRKKLHVNDASHNHHSKMSKSSKSSGSSSSSSSSVKQYISSHNSVFNHPLPPPPPVTYQVGYGHLSTLVKLDKKPVETNGPDGNHEYSTNSQHMDYKDTFDMLDSLLSAQGMNM; the protein is encoded by the exons GTTTTGAGATCACCATTGAACATCCACACACAGATGTGGTGAAATGTACCCAATTAGTAAGAG caAGCAAGGATTTGGCACAGACATCCTATTTCATGGCTACCAACAG TCTACACCTTACCACCTTCTGTCTTCAGTACAAACCAACAGTGATAGCATGTGTATGTATTCATTTGGCTTGCAAATGGTCCAATTGGGAGATTCCTGTGTCAACTGATGGAAAACATTGGTGGGAATATGTCGATCCTACAGTTACTCTAGAATTACTAGATG agctaACACATGAGTTTCTACAAATATTGGAGAAAACACCTAGTAGGTTGAAGAGGATTCGAAACTGGAGG gCCAATCAGGCGGCTAAGAAACCAAAAGTAGATGGACAAGTTTCAGAAACGCCACTTCTTGGTTCATCTTTGGTCCAGAATTCCATTTTAGTAGATAGTGTTACTGGTGTGCCTACAAACCCAAGTTTTCAGAAACCATCTACATCAGCATTCCCTGCACCAGTCCCTCTAAATTCAGGAAACATTTCTGTTCAAGACAGCCACACATCTGATAATCTGTCCATGCTAGCAGCAGGAATGCCAAGTACCTCATACAGTTTGTCATCACACCAAGAATGGCCTCAGCATCCAGAATCAGCAAGGACAGAACAGATGTATTCACAGAAACAAGAGACCTCTTTGTCTGGTGGCCAGTACAACATCAACTTCCAGCAGGGACCTTCTGTATCACTGCATTCGGGATCACATCACAGACCTGACAGAATTTCCGATCACTCATCCATTAAGCAAGAATATACTCAGAAAGCAGGGAGCAGTAAACACCATGGACCAATTTCTGCTACTCCTGGAGTCATTCCTCAGAAAATGTCTTtagataaatacagagaaaagcgTAAGCTAGAAACCCTTGATCTGGATGTAAGAGATCATTATCTAGCCACCCAGGTAGAACAGCAGCACAAACACGTGCAGTCACAGTCAGCCAGCAGCAGTTCTGTCACTTCTCCCATTAAGATGAAAATTCCCATCACAAACCCCGAAAAACCTGAAAAATACACGGTGGATAAGAAGGAAAAGAGTGGATCGCTGAAATTACGGATTCCGATACCACCCGCTGATAAGAGTGCCAGTAAGGaagaactgaaaatgaaaataaaagttgctTCCTCAGAAAGACATAGCTCTTCTGACGAGGGCAGCGGGAAGAGCAAGCATTCCAGCCCACATGTTAGCAGAGACCATAAGGAGAAGCACAAGGACCATGCCGTGAACCGCCACCACCCCAGCGGGCACAAGCATTCCCACTCCCACAGTGGCAGCAGCAGCGGTGGCAGTAAACACAGTGCCGATGGAATCCCACCCACTGTTCTGAGGAGTCCTGTTGGCCTGAGCAGTGATGGCATTTCCTCTAGTTCCAGCTCTTCGAGGAAGAAGCTGCATGTCAATGATGCATCTCACAACCATCACTCCAAAATGAGCAAAAGTTCGAAAAGTTCAGGTAGTTCATCTAGTTCTTCCTCCTCTGTTAAGCAGTATATATCCTCTCACAACTCTGTTTTTAACCATCCCttaccccctcctccccctgtcaCATACCAGGTGGGCTACGGACATCTCAGCACCCTCGTGAAACTGGACAAGAAGCCAGTGGAGACCAACGGTCCTGATGGCAATCACGAGTACAGTACAAACAGCCAGCATATGGACTACAAAGACACATTCGACATGCTGGACTCGCTGTTAAGTGCCCAAGGAATGAACATGTAA
- the CCNT2 gene encoding cyclin-T2 isoform X7 — protein sequence MLLKIFSSIENDGALVIFVSTSKDLAQTSYFMATNSLHLTTFCLQYKPTVIACVCIHLACKWSNWEIPVSTDGKHWWEYVDPTVTLELLDELTHEFLQILEKTPSRLKRIRNWRANQAAKKPKVDGQVSETPLLGSSLVQNSILVDSVTGVPTNPSFQKPSTSAFPAPVPLNSGNISVQDSHTSDNLSMLAAGMPSTSYSLSSHQEWPQHPESARTEQMYSQKQETSLSGGQYNINFQQGPSVSLHSGSHHRPDRISDHSSIKQEYTQKAGSSKHHGPISATPGVIPQKMSLDKYREKRKLETLDLDVRDHYLATQVEQQHKHVQSQSASSSSVTSPIKMKIPITNPEKPEKYTVDKKEKSGSLKLRIPIPPADKSASKEELKMKIKVASSERHSSSDEGSGKSKHSSPHVSRDHKEKHKDHAVNRHHPSGHKHSHSHSGSSSGGSKHSADGIPPTVLRSPVGLSSDGISSSSSSSRKKLHVNDASHNHHSKMSKSSKSSGSSSSSSSSVKQYISSHNSVFNHPLPPPPPVTYQVGYGHLSTLVKLDKKPVETNGPDGNHEYSTNSQHMDYKDTFDMLDSLLSAQGMNM from the exons ATGTTGTTGAAGATTTTCAGTAGTATAGAAAATGATGGCGCTCTTGTGATATTTGTAAGTA caAGCAAGGATTTGGCACAGACATCCTATTTCATGGCTACCAACAG TCTACACCTTACCACCTTCTGTCTTCAGTACAAACCAACAGTGATAGCATGTGTATGTATTCATTTGGCTTGCAAATGGTCCAATTGGGAGATTCCTGTGTCAACTGATGGAAAACATTGGTGGGAATATGTCGATCCTACAGTTACTCTAGAATTACTAGATG agctaACACATGAGTTTCTACAAATATTGGAGAAAACACCTAGTAGGTTGAAGAGGATTCGAAACTGGAGG gCCAATCAGGCGGCTAAGAAACCAAAAGTAGATGGACAAGTTTCAGAAACGCCACTTCTTGGTTCATCTTTGGTCCAGAATTCCATTTTAGTAGATAGTGTTACTGGTGTGCCTACAAACCCAAGTTTTCAGAAACCATCTACATCAGCATTCCCTGCACCAGTCCCTCTAAATTCAGGAAACATTTCTGTTCAAGACAGCCACACATCTGATAATCTGTCCATGCTAGCAGCAGGAATGCCAAGTACCTCATACAGTTTGTCATCACACCAAGAATGGCCTCAGCATCCAGAATCAGCAAGGACAGAACAGATGTATTCACAGAAACAAGAGACCTCTTTGTCTGGTGGCCAGTACAACATCAACTTCCAGCAGGGACCTTCTGTATCACTGCATTCGGGATCACATCACAGACCTGACAGAATTTCCGATCACTCATCCATTAAGCAAGAATATACTCAGAAAGCAGGGAGCAGTAAACACCATGGACCAATTTCTGCTACTCCTGGAGTCATTCCTCAGAAAATGTCTTtagataaatacagagaaaagcgTAAGCTAGAAACCCTTGATCTGGATGTAAGAGATCATTATCTAGCCACCCAGGTAGAACAGCAGCACAAACACGTGCAGTCACAGTCAGCCAGCAGCAGTTCTGTCACTTCTCCCATTAAGATGAAAATTCCCATCACAAACCCCGAAAAACCTGAAAAATACACGGTGGATAAGAAGGAAAAGAGTGGATCGCTGAAATTACGGATTCCGATACCACCCGCTGATAAGAGTGCCAGTAAGGaagaactgaaaatgaaaataaaagttgctTCCTCAGAAAGACATAGCTCTTCTGACGAGGGCAGCGGGAAGAGCAAGCATTCCAGCCCACATGTTAGCAGAGACCATAAGGAGAAGCACAAGGACCATGCCGTGAACCGCCACCACCCCAGCGGGCACAAGCATTCCCACTCCCACAGTGGCAGCAGCAGCGGTGGCAGTAAACACAGTGCCGATGGAATCCCACCCACTGTTCTGAGGAGTCCTGTTGGCCTGAGCAGTGATGGCATTTCCTCTAGTTCCAGCTCTTCGAGGAAGAAGCTGCATGTCAATGATGCATCTCACAACCATCACTCCAAAATGAGCAAAAGTTCGAAAAGTTCAGGTAGTTCATCTAGTTCTTCCTCCTCTGTTAAGCAGTATATATCCTCTCACAACTCTGTTTTTAACCATCCCttaccccctcctccccctgtcaCATACCAGGTGGGCTACGGACATCTCAGCACCCTCGTGAAACTGGACAAGAAGCCAGTGGAGACCAACGGTCCTGATGGCAATCACGAGTACAGTACAAACAGCCAGCATATGGACTACAAAGACACATTCGACATGCTGGACTCGCTGTTAAGTGCCCAAGGAATGAACATGTAA
- the CCNT2 gene encoding cyclin-T2 isoform X8 encodes MATNSLHLTTFCLQYKPTVIACVCIHLACKWSNWEIPVSTDGKHWWEYVDPTVTLELLDELTHEFLQILEKTPSRLKRIRNWRANQAAKKPKVDGQVSETPLLGSSLVQNSILVDSVTGVPTNPSFQKPSTSAFPAPVPLNSGNISVQDSHTSDNLSMLAAGMPSTSYSLSSHQEWPQHPESARTEQMYSQKQETSLSGGQYNINFQQGPSVSLHSGSHHRPDRISDHSSIKQEYTQKAGSSKHHGPISATPGVIPQKMSLDKYREKRKLETLDLDVRDHYLATQVEQQHKHVQSQSASSSSVTSPIKMKIPITNPEKPEKYTVDKKEKSGSLKLRIPIPPADKSASKEELKMKIKVASSERHSSSDEGSGKSKHSSPHVSRDHKEKHKDHAVNRHHPSGHKHSHSHSGSSSGGSKHSADGIPPTVLRSPVGLSSDGISSSSSSSRKKLHVNDASHNHHSKMSKSSKSSGSSSSSSSSVKQYISSHNSVFNHPLPPPPPVTYQVGYGHLSTLVKLDKKPVETNGPDGNHEYSTNSQHMDYKDTFDMLDSLLSAQGMNM; translated from the exons ATGGCTACCAACAG TCTACACCTTACCACCTTCTGTCTTCAGTACAAACCAACAGTGATAGCATGTGTATGTATTCATTTGGCTTGCAAATGGTCCAATTGGGAGATTCCTGTGTCAACTGATGGAAAACATTGGTGGGAATATGTCGATCCTACAGTTACTCTAGAATTACTAGATG agctaACACATGAGTTTCTACAAATATTGGAGAAAACACCTAGTAGGTTGAAGAGGATTCGAAACTGGAGG gCCAATCAGGCGGCTAAGAAACCAAAAGTAGATGGACAAGTTTCAGAAACGCCACTTCTTGGTTCATCTTTGGTCCAGAATTCCATTTTAGTAGATAGTGTTACTGGTGTGCCTACAAACCCAAGTTTTCAGAAACCATCTACATCAGCATTCCCTGCACCAGTCCCTCTAAATTCAGGAAACATTTCTGTTCAAGACAGCCACACATCTGATAATCTGTCCATGCTAGCAGCAGGAATGCCAAGTACCTCATACAGTTTGTCATCACACCAAGAATGGCCTCAGCATCCAGAATCAGCAAGGACAGAACAGATGTATTCACAGAAACAAGAGACCTCTTTGTCTGGTGGCCAGTACAACATCAACTTCCAGCAGGGACCTTCTGTATCACTGCATTCGGGATCACATCACAGACCTGACAGAATTTCCGATCACTCATCCATTAAGCAAGAATATACTCAGAAAGCAGGGAGCAGTAAACACCATGGACCAATTTCTGCTACTCCTGGAGTCATTCCTCAGAAAATGTCTTtagataaatacagagaaaagcgTAAGCTAGAAACCCTTGATCTGGATGTAAGAGATCATTATCTAGCCACCCAGGTAGAACAGCAGCACAAACACGTGCAGTCACAGTCAGCCAGCAGCAGTTCTGTCACTTCTCCCATTAAGATGAAAATTCCCATCACAAACCCCGAAAAACCTGAAAAATACACGGTGGATAAGAAGGAAAAGAGTGGATCGCTGAAATTACGGATTCCGATACCACCCGCTGATAAGAGTGCCAGTAAGGaagaactgaaaatgaaaataaaagttgctTCCTCAGAAAGACATAGCTCTTCTGACGAGGGCAGCGGGAAGAGCAAGCATTCCAGCCCACATGTTAGCAGAGACCATAAGGAGAAGCACAAGGACCATGCCGTGAACCGCCACCACCCCAGCGGGCACAAGCATTCCCACTCCCACAGTGGCAGCAGCAGCGGTGGCAGTAAACACAGTGCCGATGGAATCCCACCCACTGTTCTGAGGAGTCCTGTTGGCCTGAGCAGTGATGGCATTTCCTCTAGTTCCAGCTCTTCGAGGAAGAAGCTGCATGTCAATGATGCATCTCACAACCATCACTCCAAAATGAGCAAAAGTTCGAAAAGTTCAGGTAGTTCATCTAGTTCTTCCTCCTCTGTTAAGCAGTATATATCCTCTCACAACTCTGTTTTTAACCATCCCttaccccctcctccccctgtcaCATACCAGGTGGGCTACGGACATCTCAGCACCCTCGTGAAACTGGACAAGAAGCCAGTGGAGACCAACGGTCCTGATGGCAATCACGAGTACAGTACAAACAGCCAGCATATGGACTACAAAGACACATTCGACATGCTGGACTCGCTGTTAAGTGCCCAAGGAATGAACATGTAA